CGATTGATGCACCATAAGAGCATTTACAAGGTGAGCTCCAGCATGGTTATGGCTAGCTTAAAGCTGCTTTAGGAAGGTTGCTCACAGTGGTGAACCTGCTGAGAATTATCAATGATAATCTGTgaagcattttagcatctttcatttcactgttttggtttttcagcCAGCACCTTTACTGTTGTAGTTCAGCCTCACTGCACTCACCAACACCATCACAAGCAGCGGCGGCAGGAGCCAATTGTTTGAagtgaaaaagctctgataaatCCGCTTTACGCTTGTCGGCAGAtagctgatgaaaaatgtgaagcaTTTAGTTGCTAAAGGGGCAGGAGTTTCCTTCAGTGATTGGCGGAGACCAAACAGAACTAAAAGGATCAGGTGGCTCTCAACATGACTTCCTGTAAATAAACACTGTGACCATATTTGTAACTGCCACATGGCAGTTACAAATATGGTCAACAAACATAGCCAACATGGCCAACAAACGAGTTAGGTTTACAAAAATCATGTTGTATATGATCTGGTGGGGATTAATGTAACAGTGCATGTACTTTTTTTCCAGTCAGGTATCAGCAACTGAACTAAGATGATGAATGTATGAAATTAGtaactgtacatttttattatccATCTGTTTCTTAGATGGGTCACTTAGTTTGTTTGAAATTAGTAGCAGTTACAGAATATAGGCTCCATCATactttctgattctgactgtATTTCACTTTGGAATTTTGTGTACTTATTTTGGCTACGTATTTTGCTATGTATTTTCATTGGAACAGTCCCAATATTCAGATCATTTGTGTTTCTTCCCCTCAGTGCTTACATAAGCAGCACCACATATTTAAGATCCCTACGCCTTTTGCCAGCCACGCCTTCCACCCACTCGATGGCTTCCTGCAGAGCTTACCCTATCACATCTATCCTTTCATCTTCCCCCTCCACAAGGTGCAGCACTCCTGCTACTACTTCTTTCTAAGCAGTTTGATGTTAGATCTGAAGAGTAACAATATTGCAAATGATATGCTGCATGTGAACTGAATTCTGAAAAATACGTACATACGTACAagtggaaaaatgtttttaaatgacatttagCATATTTATATTATAGGTGGTCTACCTCtcactctttgtctttgtcaacATCTGGACCATTTCTATACATGATGGAGACTACCGCATCCCTGGCCCCCTGATATGTCTGATCAATGGAGCTGCACACCACGTAGATCATCACCTCTTCTTCAACTACAACTACGGACAATACTTCACGCTCTGGGATCGTCTAGGGGGCTCTTACCGACATCCCTCGGCCCTGCTGGGGCAGGGGCCACATGACCACATTCGCAAGCTCACGGCAGaagcagcaaaaacacagtgataaTGGCTTTTTACCCAGTTTAATCCACTCAGAGTGGTTGTCCACAGAGACACTCAGTCTGGGTCAT
This is a stretch of genomic DNA from Scatophagus argus isolate fScaArg1 chromosome 7, fScaArg1.pri, whole genome shotgun sequence. It encodes these proteins:
- the LOC124061946 gene encoding lathosterol oxidase-like, with amino-acid sequence MDYVLNIADNYIFTPYVYQASWPEDEALRQIISLWVLTILGAELIYLGFGALSFYYVFDHKLMKHPHFVKNQVRKEIQLGTTSIFWMSFPTVALFFWEVRGYSKLYDNISNSFLGWFGVFQSIAGFLFFTDMCIYWIHRLMHHKSIYKCLHKQHHIFKIPTPFASHAFHPLDGFLQSLPYHIYPFIFPLHKVVYLSLFVFVNIWTISIHDGDYRIPGPLICLINGAAHHVDHHLFFNYNYGQYFTLWDRLGGSYRHPSALLGQGPHDHIRKLTAEAAKTQ